The following coding sequences are from one Apodemus sylvaticus chromosome X, mApoSyl1.1, whole genome shotgun sequence window:
- the Usp26 gene encoding ubiquitin carboxyl-terminal hydrolase 26, with translation MDQPVLINAQVQLWSAKAGMSKSRSAFIETFVGKREVKLILYFSTGKIKALQLHNNIKSVVLRTYGEDQNYLHLTFKNNDFLFVEKLITTDARRLKRFLDKIYQNSLRASRRSDERSGEPSMSAQEFHGSPPPEVHMRASSKCFESAKESEMCMFRGLSLFPPSSASLHSVGLLETQLIKRKRFLPDFENEKYSILKGSIREFEANLVVSISNEKGKERGVRAVEISNPGFGFPFDTFETNYPEDSGVNIRDLNDLITKFFSPVLLESHYIENCLDWHDYMKTFLLHPEKSWQGLPNVGNTCYINVVLQSLCSIPLFINDLFNQGFPWIKPPKDNFNMRLMQLLVLKDIYNARTRQRLLIGITKALPVFGEIFAADRQNDAHEFLSLCLVQLKESVQRVTMMWQSEDESGDFNLLREIFANYATISKIHVCPVTNNFEFELLTSIFCKACGLTVFKREPSRYLSINIPQGVRDQNVSMQSSLDLFFRAEEVEHRCERCLYNKSVSLHKFGRLPRVVIIHLKRYSFNDLRVTKKDEQHILISKYLRLSFHCNKSTKPPPPLHSSEHVKNLDLLIPFEELGAEILNLSFNSVRASRSQGFPTTNNRSESEAQNRNRVSEVLSGKVQEEDPGKGSTANIVGSELTNENLKKHEKLSSLDSGSTSEATKDKDLQIPEKSQKYQQAEKCDEGRSDKQTSLEALSQGHPKPVSKEQTENLGKPTVSHTQNSSLSSQGSADRSKSSRNRDAKPTSKVNPQQVDEKEDNLYRLVNIISHIGNSPNGGHYINDAFDFKNQSWFTYSDLHVTSAQEESVYKARLSSGYVFFYMHNDIFEELLAKETQSTCTSKD, from the coding sequence ATGGATCAGCCTGTATTGATAAATGCTCAAGTCCAGCTGTGGAGTGCAAAGGCAGGAATGTCCAAGTCAAGAAGTGCATTTATTGAAACATTTGTAGGAAAAAGGGAAGTTAAACTTATTCTCTATTTCAGCACTGGAAAGATTAAGGCTCTGCAACTACACAATAATATTAAAAGTGTGGTCCTTCGAACCTATGGCGAAGACCAGAATTACTtacatttgacttttaaaaataatgatttcttGTTTGTTGAGAAACTTATCACCACAGATGCCAGACGACTGAAAAGATTCTTAGACAAAATCTATCAAAATAGTCTTCGGGCATCCAGGAGAAGTGATGAGAGATCTGGTGAGCCTAGCATGAGTGCACAGGAGTTCCATGGCTCTCCACCACCCGAAGTTCATATGAGAGCAAGTAGTAAGTGCTTTGAATCAGCCAAAGAAAGTGAAATGTGCATGTTTCGTGGGTTGTCTTTGTTCCCACCCTCATCGGCCTCACTTCACAGTGTAGGATTATTAGAAACACAACTCATAaagaggaaaagatttttacctgATTTTGAAAACGAAAAATACAGCATCCTGAAGGGCAGTATCAGAGAATTTGAGGCAAATTTAGTAGTGTCTATATCTaatgaaaaggggaaagaaaggggtgTGAGAGCTGTAGAAATCAGTAATCCAGGGTTTGGATTTCCTTTTGATACCTTTGAGACCAACTATCCTGAAGATAGTGGTGTGAATATTCGTGATCTTAATGATCTCATTACAAAATTCTTTTCACCAGTTCTGTTGGAATCACACTATATTGAGAACTGCCTAGACTGGCATGACTATATGAAGACATTCTTGCTTCACCCAGAGAAATCGTGGCAAGGCCTGCCTAATGTGGGAAACACTTGCTATATAAATGTTGTATTACAGTCTCTGTGCTCAATCCCACTGTTTATTAATGATCTGTTCAACCAGGGTTTCCCATGGATTAAACCTCCCAAAGATAATTTTAACATGCGCTTGATGCAACTGCTTGTTTTGAAAGATATTTACAATGCAAGAACTAGACAGAGGTTACTTATAGGCATTACAAAAGCCCTCCCAGTATTTGGAGAGATATTTGCTGCTGACAGGCAAAATGATGCTCATGAGTTTTTAAGTCTCTGTTTAGTTCAGTTGAAGGAGAGTGTCCAAAGAGTAACCATGATGTGGCAGTCTGAAGATGAATCGGGAGATTTTAATTTACTTAGAGAGATTTTTGCTAATTATGCTACTATCAGCAAAATACATGTTTGTCCCGTTACCAATAATTTTGAATTTGAGTTGCTGACCTCCATTTTTTGTAAAGCCTGTGGCCTGACTGTTTTTAAGAGAGAACCAAGTAGATACCTCTCTATTAACATTCCCCAGGGAGTGAGAGATCAAAACGTGTCTATGCAATCCAGTTTAGATCTTTTCTTTAGGGCAGAGGAAGTTGAGCATAGGTGTGAAAGGTGTTTGTACAACAAATCTGTTTCATTGCACAAGTTTGGGCGGCTACCCAGGGTTGTTATTATTCATCTGAAACGCTATAGCTTTAATGATTTACGGGTAACGAAGAAGGATGAGCAGCACATCCTTATTTCCAAATACTTAAGGCTGTCTTTTCATTGCAACAAAAGCACaaaaccacccccaccccttcactCAAGTGAACATGTTAAGAATCTTGACTTACTAATACCCTTTGAAGAATTGGGTGCTGAAATACTCAATTTGTCATTTAATTCAGTGAGGGCCTCAAGATCCCAGGGTTTcccaacaacaaacaacagaTCAGAGTCGGAAGCACAAAATAGGAATAGAGTCTCTGAAGTGTTGAGCGGAAAAGTGCAGGAGGAAGATCCAGGGAAAGGTAGCACAGCAAATATAGTTGGGTCAGAACTTACAAATGAGAACCTCAAGAAGCATGAGAAACTTAGTAGCTTAGATTCTGGTAGCACCAGTGAGGCTACTAAAGATAAAGACCTCCAAATTCCAGAAAAATCCCAAAAGTACCAACAGGCTGAGAAATGTGATGAAGGGAGAAGTGATAAGCAGACCTCCCTAGAGGCACTTAGTCAAGGCCATCCAAAACCAGTCTCCAAGGaacagacagaaaaccttgggaaaccCACAGTGTCACATACCCAGAATAGTAGTCTGAGTTCACAGGGCTCAGCAGATCGCAGTAAGAGTTCCAGAAACCGAGATGCAAAGCCTACAAGCAAGGTAAATCCACAACAGGtagatgaaaaagaagataatcttTACAGGCTTGTGAATATTATCAGCCATATTGGGAACAGTCCCAATGGAGGCCACTATATCAATGATGCCTTTGACTTCAAGAATCAGAGTTGGTTCACTTACAGTGATCTACATGTGACAAGTGCACAAGAGGAATCTGTATATAAGGCTAGGCTTTCTAGTGGGTATGTCTTCTTTTACATGCATAATGATATTTTTGAAGAGCTCTTGGCAAAGGAAACTCAGTCTACCTGCACATCCAAGGATTAG